In the genome of Streptococcus oralis, one region contains:
- the gtfB gene encoding accessory Sec system glycosylation chaperone GtfB → MICLFERYDQASFDLLRSLKAAGLDCPVVVIRDDGYLAPDVESPYSYFTGDVASEDDLPLYFNLVPKPHLWEIRSSNVNGEILDMGKKRANIFYRQPTHERRVRAVEWLDDQGRVRAADIYNRKGRLFAQITYDDAQRPTHTRYFNQDNVTVIMENHLTEDIILTLDGKRHIFNSKQEFVIFYLRYRGYDTDRIIYNSLATPFLVAVGMTPKEGRAEDILFWQEPIGEELPGNMKAAMQLPHRNIRIAVQDKQVYDKILKLATPKEKSYFRNVGYLYQYHRLNNMNPEALILTNSDQIEQIEPLLTQLPNVHFHIGAITEMSSRLMELNRYPNISLYPNIRPAKVSELFARCDLYLDINISDEILNGSRTAFENNMLILSFETTCHNRRFVAESHIYPVENVSAMVGKIQGVLSLPSEMEAALAKQKQAANQADLEAYKSIL, encoded by the coding sequence ATGATTTGTTTATTTGAACGCTATGATCAAGCGAGTTTTGATTTACTACGTTCACTTAAGGCAGCTGGGCTAGACTGTCCTGTTGTCGTGATCCGAGACGATGGCTACCTCGCACCTGATGTCGAGTCGCCTTACAGTTACTTTACTGGAGATGTGGCCTCAGAGGACGATCTACCTCTTTATTTTAACCTTGTTCCGAAACCTCATTTGTGGGAAATTCGCTCGAGCAATGTTAATGGTGAAATCTTGGATATGGGTAAGAAACGTGCCAATATCTTTTACCGTCAACCGACACATGAACGTCGCGTTCGTGCAGTCGAGTGGTTGGATGATCAGGGTCGTGTACGCGCTGCAGACATTTACAATCGCAAGGGACGTCTCTTTGCACAGATTACCTATGATGATGCCCAACGTCCAACTCATACACGCTACTTTAATCAAGATAACGTAACGGTGATTATGGAAAATCATCTAACAGAGGATATTATCTTAACTCTTGATGGAAAACGCCATATTTTCAATTCTAAGCAAGAATTTGTAATCTTTTACTTGCGTTATCGTGGGTATGATACAGATCGCATTATCTACAATTCTCTAGCAACACCATTTTTAGTAGCCGTTGGTATGACTCCGAAAGAAGGACGAGCAGAGGATATTCTCTTCTGGCAGGAGCCAATTGGAGAGGAGTTGCCGGGTAACATGAAGGCAGCGATGCAGTTGCCTCATCGCAACATCCGTATCGCAGTACAGGACAAGCAAGTTTATGATAAAATCCTCAAGCTTGCGACACCAAAAGAGAAGAGTTACTTCCGCAATGTTGGTTATCTCTATCAATACCATCGCCTCAATAATATGAATCCAGAAGCTTTGATTCTGACGAATAGTGACCAAATCGAGCAAATTGAACCACTTTTGACTCAATTACCAAATGTTCATTTCCATATTGGAGCGATTACTGAGATGTCAAGTCGTTTAATGGAATTAAATCGCTATCCGAATATTTCCCTCTACCCTAATATTCGTCCAGCTAAGGTGAGTGAGCTCTTTGCTCGCTGTGACTTGTATCTGGATATCAATATCAGTGATGAAATTCTCAATGGTAGTCGAACAGCTTTTGAGAATAATATGCTGATTCTCAGTTTTGAGACGACTTGTCACAATCGTCGTTTCGTTGCAGAAAGCCACATTTATCCGGTGGAAAATGTATCAGCCATGGTAGGTAAGATTCAGGGAGTTCTCTCTCTTCCGTCTGAGATGGAGGCTGCCCTTGCTAAGCAAAAACAGGCGGCGAATCAGGCTGATCTGGAAGCCTACAAGTCAATTTTATAA
- the gtfA gene encoding accessory Sec system glycosyltransferase GtfA, with product MTIYNINLGIGWASSGVEYAQIYRAKLLRSVGLEAKFIFMDFISADNIEHLTKNIGFEDSEVIWLYQYFTDVKIAPTTYTLAQVLASFDKEPLEIIRDTDMKTIRLVFGDGDFVTCYACDMDKELIERAEIVSRGCLIQKEYYTYTKNFVEYFSPMNGHAQLYQRTWLNEDGSVAYEEIINEVDGRQETQVYRFPNHVFYSKQEFVAHFMRSLSLTDKDLLILDRETDIGQAIFANKGDAKLVVIVHADHFSENPAEKDYILWNNYYEYQFEHAEEVDYIINSTDAQTNLLKEQFAQYTTIKPKEILTIPVGSLDQLRHPEGERKPFGLITASRLASEKHIDWLIHSVVKAHEQLPEITFDIYGTGGERAMLEQLIHELNAEDYIRLMGHHHMADVYRNYSAYLSASTSEGFGLTLLEAVGSGLPIIGFDVRYGNPTFIRDGENGYLIPEARPDDLDAMTTEYAEKIVQLFTQHSQEDLSRVSYEVAEPYLDEHIAQRWYDLVQSAQHQ from the coding sequence ATGACAATTTATAACATCAATTTGGGGATTGGCTGGGCGAGTAGCGGTGTAGAATATGCGCAGATCTACCGTGCAAAATTGCTTCGTAGTGTTGGCTTAGAAGCGAAGTTCATCTTTATGGATTTTATATCTGCTGATAACATTGAACATTTGACAAAGAATATCGGCTTTGAAGATTCTGAGGTTATCTGGCTTTATCAGTATTTTACAGATGTCAAAATTGCACCGACGACCTATACGTTAGCGCAGGTCTTAGCGAGTTTCGATAAAGAGCCTCTCGAAATTATCCGCGACACCGATATGAAGACGATTCGACTAGTATTTGGTGATGGTGATTTTGTAACTTGTTATGCCTGTGATATGGATAAAGAGTTGATTGAACGCGCCGAAATTGTTTCGCGTGGTTGTCTGATTCAAAAAGAGTACTACACTTATACGAAGAATTTTGTTGAGTATTTTAGTCCGATGAATGGTCATGCGCAATTATATCAACGTACCTGGCTCAATGAAGATGGTAGTGTGGCCTATGAAGAAATCATCAATGAAGTCGATGGTAGACAGGAAACGCAAGTCTATCGTTTCCCAAATCATGTTTTCTATTCTAAGCAAGAGTTTGTCGCGCATTTTATGAGAAGTCTGTCTCTGACGGACAAAGATTTGTTGATTTTAGATCGAGAGACAGATATTGGTCAAGCTATCTTTGCTAATAAGGGCGATGCAAAGCTAGTCGTAATCGTTCATGCAGACCACTTTAGTGAAAATCCTGCTGAGAAAGACTATATTTTGTGGAATAACTATTATGAGTATCAGTTTGAACATGCCGAAGAAGTGGACTATATCATTAACTCGACCGATGCGCAAACGAACCTACTCAAAGAACAATTCGCCCAATATACAACCATCAAACCAAAGGAAATCTTGACTATTCCAGTGGGAAGTTTGGATCAATTGCGTCATCCAGAAGGAGAGCGCAAGCCGTTTGGATTGATTACAGCTTCGCGCTTGGCCAGTGAAAAGCATATTGATTGGTTGATTCACTCTGTAGTGAAGGCACATGAGCAATTACCTGAAATTACTTTTGATATCTATGGTACGGGTGGCGAAAGAGCCATGTTGGAGCAGTTGATTCATGAGTTAAATGCAGAAGACTATATCCGTCTTATGGGGCATCACCACATGGCAGATGTGTATCGAAATTACTCTGCTTACCTCTCTGCCTCCACAAGTGAAGGATTTGGTTTGACCTTGTTAGAGGCAGTTGGCTCTGGTCTGCCAATTATTGGTTTTGATGTACGTTATGGAAATCCAACCTTTATCCGTGATGGGGAAAATGGTTACTTGATTCCTGAGGCACGTCCAGATGATCTGGATGCAATGACAACGGAATACGCAGAAAAGATTGTCCAGCTATTTACTCAACATTCCCAAGAAGATCTATCCCGTGTATCCTACGAGGTGGCAGAACCATATCTTGATGAGCATATCGCTCAACGTTGGTACGATCTGGTTCAATCTGCACAGCATCAGTAG
- a CDS encoding family 1 glycosylhydrolase, with translation MIRNMMSNSNKGLGTTDVLPVDQSRIEVLNGTVDYKNVPLGSYDILGRFASVGQRDYTEELNLIQSMGFNAYRISISWARIFPNGEELQPSEEGLKYYEAIIDDVLEKDIEPIVTLSHFDLPLNLYEKYGAWKSRKMIELFERYAEAVFQYFKDKVKYWITFNEFNVLHHLPFLGGGLSFGADDNQEQVIWQAAHYQLVASARAIKLGKAINPEFQFGGMMVVSKNYSQQTENAIDVMEAEVKDRENYLFTDVQVRGYYPNHFLRRLERDQIALDIENDDLFVLRDGKIDFVSFSYYASSNSQEVFVNKYASNGQNQNRIDSVGLRLVMNNLYDRYQKPLFVVEDDVVLDDSNSVATEELKTNIQEIVKTVEYDGVELLGYTPLTWTELNF, from the coding sequence ATGATTAGAAATATGATGTCAAATAGTAACAAAGGTTTGGGTACTACAGATGTATTACCAGTTGACCAATCTCGGATAGAAGTTCTGAATGGAACAGTTGACTACAAAAATGTACCTTTAGGATCTTATGATATCCTAGGGAGATTTGCTTCAGTAGGTCAGAGAGATTATACGGAAGAGCTGAATTTAATTCAATCAATGGGTTTTAATGCCTATAGAATCTCGATTTCTTGGGCACGCATCTTTCCAAATGGTGAAGAGCTGCAGCCGAGTGAAGAGGGGTTGAAATATTATGAAGCAATCATCGATGACGTATTAGAAAAAGATATCGAACCGATTGTGACCTTGAGTCACTTTGACCTTCCACTGAATCTATACGAAAAATATGGAGCTTGGAAAAGCCGCAAGATGATCGAACTCTTTGAGCGTTACGCAGAAGCTGTCTTTCAGTACTTTAAGGACAAAGTGAAGTATTGGATTACCTTCAATGAGTTCAACGTTTTGCACCATTTGCCGTTTCTTGGTGGAGGATTGTCTTTTGGAGCAGATGACAATCAAGAACAGGTGATTTGGCAAGCAGCTCATTATCAATTAGTTGCTTCTGCACGTGCAATCAAGCTCGGAAAAGCAATCAACCCAGAGTTTCAGTTTGGTGGGATGATGGTTGTTAGTAAAAACTACAGTCAGCAAACTGAAAATGCTATTGATGTAATGGAAGCAGAAGTCAAAGATAGGGAAAATTATTTGTTTACAGACGTGCAAGTTCGTGGATACTACCCAAATCACTTTTTGCGTCGTTTGGAACGTGATCAAATCGCCTTGGATATTGAAAATGACGACCTCTTTGTCCTAAGAGATGGGAAAATTGACTTTGTCAGCTTCAGTTATTATGCATCAAGCAATTCCCAAGAAGTTTTTGTCAACAAATATGCAAGTAATGGCCAAAATCAAAATCGCATTGATTCTGTGGGACTTCGTCTCGTGATGAACAATCTTTACGATCGTTACCAAAAACCACTCTTCGTCGTGGAAGATGATGTGGTCTTGGATGATTCAAATAGCGTAGCAACTGAAGAATTGAAAACAAACATCCAAGAGATCGTGAAAACAGTCGAGTATGATGGTGTGGAATTGCTTGGCTATACACCGCTTACTTGGACGGAACTAAATTTTTAA